The following proteins come from a genomic window of Gopherus flavomarginatus isolate rGopFla2 chromosome 22, rGopFla2.mat.asm, whole genome shotgun sequence:
- the GRHL3 gene encoding grainyhead-like protein 3 homolog isoform X1: MSGTRGEKSSEFAVCKDLETWGNMSNELDFRSTCFLKNDSMNFPKFSYTNEDEAWKSYLENPLTAATKAMMRVNGDDDSVAALSLLYDYYMVPKEKRILPPGMMGRNELGKRNCHGMEYDPEISSFEGSAHLMKLLAENVSGTQEYSDLPKKNGLSLEGVPMPLKPTILLPSTSKLEPSPENYAITSGDVYDNGSLSSLFETIHVVPQQQRWQPDSTFKDDPQESLLFGDILKSQPDQPCSEGYPADGTKRSDFEYTLGSPKAIHIKSGDSPMAYLNKGQFYPVTLRTAGDGKCLHLSSNKVKSTVMVVFDNEKNPTEQLKFWKHWHSRQPTAKQRVIDVADCKENFNTVQHIEEMAYNALSFVWNANEEAKVFIGVNCLSTDFSSQKGVKGVPLNLQIDTYDCGPGTSRLVHRAVCQIKIFCDKGAERKMRDDERKQFRRKGKCLDSNNNGLKGCLLSGFRGNEITFLRPETDLEAEPVLFIPNVHFSNLQRCGVVLPAAAVPNNVNRLPLKRSCPSFSDEFDPSPSKLAKEEDAKRVLLYVRRESEEVFDALMLKTPDLQGLRNAISEKYGLPEESIYKVYKKCKRGILVNMDNNIIQHYSNHMAFLLDIVEAEDKIQIILKEL, encoded by the exons ATGT CAGGTACTAGAGGAGAGAAGTCATCAGAATTTGCTGTCTGCAAAGATTTGGAAACCTGGGGAAACATGTCTAATGAACTTGA TTTCAGGTCCACGTGCTTCCTGAAGAACGACAGCATGAACTTCCCGAAATTCTCCTACACCAATGAAGATGAAGCCTGGAAAAGCTACCTGGAGAACCCCCTGACAGCCGCCACCAAGGCCATGATGAGAGTGAACGGAGATGATGACAGCGtagctgccctgagcctcctttaCGACTACTACATG GTCCCAAAGGAGAAGAGGATCCTTCCACCTGGTATGATGGGACGCAATGAACTGGGAAAAAG GAACTGTCATGGAATGGAGTATGACCCCGAGATCTCATCCTTCGAGGGATCTGCCCACCTCATGAAGCTCCTGGCTGAAAACGTTTCTGGGACCCAGGAATATTCCGACCTGCCTAAGAAAAATGGCTTGAGTCTAGAGGGTGTCCCCATGCCCCTCAAGCCGAccatcctgctccccagcaccagcAAGCTGGAGCCCTCCCCTGAAAACTACGCCATCACCTCGGGGGATGTGTACGACAATGGCTCGCTGAGTTCCCTCTTCGAGACCATCCATGTGGTGCCAcagcagcagaggtggcagcCAGACAGCACTTTCAAAGATGATCCGCAGGAG TCATTGCTCTTTGGTGATATCCTCAAGTCCCAGCCAGACCAGCCGTGCTCCGAGGGTTACCCTGCCGATGGCACTAAGAG GAGTGACTTTGAATATACCCTGGGCTCCCCCAAAGCCATTCACATCAAATCTGGGGACTCGCCCATGGCCTACCTCAACAAAGGACAGTTCTACCCAGTCACGCTGAGGACAGCTGGAGACGGCAAATGTTTACACTTGTCCTCGAATAAAGTGAAG AGCACTGTGATGGTTGTTTTCGACAATGAAAAGAATCCAACGGAGCAGCTAAAGTTCTGGAAGCACTGGCATTCGCGCCAGCCGACTGCCAAGCAGAGAGTCATTGACGTTG CCGactgtaaagaaaacttcaacacaGTGCAGCACATTGAGGAGATGGCATACAACGCCTTGTCCTTCGTGTGGAATGCTAACGAAGAAGCAAAG GTTTTTATTGGGGTGAATTGCCTGAGTACAGACTTCTCCTCCCAGAAAGGAGTGAAGGGAGTCCCTTTAAACCTCCAGATCGACACCTACGACTGTGGCCCTGGGACAAGCCGGCTGGTGCACCGAGCTGTCTGCCAGATCAAGATCTTCTGCGATAAG ggagcagagaggaaaatgcgGGACGATGAGCGCAAGCAGTtcagaaggaaaggaaaatgccTGGACTCCAATAACAACG GTTTGAAAGGCTGTTTGCTGTCTGGCTTTCGAGGGAACGAAATCACATTCCTCAGGCCAGAGACGGATTTAGAAGCCGAGCCAGTCTTGTTTATTCCAAATGTCCATTTTTCAAATCTTCAGAGATGTGGTGTG gtgcttcctgctgctgctgttcctaacAATGTAAACAG GTTGCCATTAAAACGGAGCTGTCCCTCGTTCTCGGATGAGTTTGATCCTTCACCTTCCAAACTAGCCAAAGAAGAAGATGCCAAGAGAG TCTTGTTGTATGTGCGGAGGGAATCCGAGGAAGTATTCGATGCTCTCATGTTGAAGACACCAGATCTCCAAGGACTCAGGAATGCT ATTTCAGAAAAATATGGGCTGCCTGAAGAAAGCATCTATAAAGTCTATAAAAAGTGCAAACGAGG
- the GRHL3 gene encoding grainyhead-like protein 3 homolog isoform X2, producing the protein MSNELDFRSTCFLKNDSMNFPKFSYTNEDEAWKSYLENPLTAATKAMMRVNGDDDSVAALSLLYDYYMVPKEKRILPPGMMGRNELGKRNCHGMEYDPEISSFEGSAHLMKLLAENVSGTQEYSDLPKKNGLSLEGVPMPLKPTILLPSTSKLEPSPENYAITSGDVYDNGSLSSLFETIHVVPQQQRWQPDSTFKDDPQESLLFGDILKSQPDQPCSEGYPADGTKRSDFEYTLGSPKAIHIKSGDSPMAYLNKGQFYPVTLRTAGDGKCLHLSSNKVKSTVMVVFDNEKNPTEQLKFWKHWHSRQPTAKQRVIDVGTQRGFPGADCKENFNTVQHIEEMAYNALSFVWNANEEAKVFIGVNCLSTDFSSQKGVKGVPLNLQIDTYDCGPGTSRLVHRAVCQIKIFCDKGAERKMRDDERKQFRRKGKCLDSNNNGLKGCLLSGFRGNEITFLRPETDLEAEPVLFIPNVHFSNLQRCGVVLPAAAVPNNVNRLPLKRSCPSFSDEFDPSPSKLAKEEDAKRVLLYVRRESEEVFDALMLKTPDLQGLRNAISEKYGLPEESIYKVYKKCKRGILVNMDNNIIQHYSNHMAFLLDIVEAEDKIQIILKEL; encoded by the exons ATGTCTAATGAACTTGA TTTCAGGTCCACGTGCTTCCTGAAGAACGACAGCATGAACTTCCCGAAATTCTCCTACACCAATGAAGATGAAGCCTGGAAAAGCTACCTGGAGAACCCCCTGACAGCCGCCACCAAGGCCATGATGAGAGTGAACGGAGATGATGACAGCGtagctgccctgagcctcctttaCGACTACTACATG GTCCCAAAGGAGAAGAGGATCCTTCCACCTGGTATGATGGGACGCAATGAACTGGGAAAAAG GAACTGTCATGGAATGGAGTATGACCCCGAGATCTCATCCTTCGAGGGATCTGCCCACCTCATGAAGCTCCTGGCTGAAAACGTTTCTGGGACCCAGGAATATTCCGACCTGCCTAAGAAAAATGGCTTGAGTCTAGAGGGTGTCCCCATGCCCCTCAAGCCGAccatcctgctccccagcaccagcAAGCTGGAGCCCTCCCCTGAAAACTACGCCATCACCTCGGGGGATGTGTACGACAATGGCTCGCTGAGTTCCCTCTTCGAGACCATCCATGTGGTGCCAcagcagcagaggtggcagcCAGACAGCACTTTCAAAGATGATCCGCAGGAG TCATTGCTCTTTGGTGATATCCTCAAGTCCCAGCCAGACCAGCCGTGCTCCGAGGGTTACCCTGCCGATGGCACTAAGAG GAGTGACTTTGAATATACCCTGGGCTCCCCCAAAGCCATTCACATCAAATCTGGGGACTCGCCCATGGCCTACCTCAACAAAGGACAGTTCTACCCAGTCACGCTGAGGACAGCTGGAGACGGCAAATGTTTACACTTGTCCTCGAATAAAGTGAAG AGCACTGTGATGGTTGTTTTCGACAATGAAAAGAATCCAACGGAGCAGCTAAAGTTCTGGAAGCACTGGCATTCGCGCCAGCCGACTGCCAAGCAGAGAGTCATTGACGTTGGTACGCAGCGGGGCTTTCCCGGGG CCGactgtaaagaaaacttcaacacaGTGCAGCACATTGAGGAGATGGCATACAACGCCTTGTCCTTCGTGTGGAATGCTAACGAAGAAGCAAAG GTTTTTATTGGGGTGAATTGCCTGAGTACAGACTTCTCCTCCCAGAAAGGAGTGAAGGGAGTCCCTTTAAACCTCCAGATCGACACCTACGACTGTGGCCCTGGGACAAGCCGGCTGGTGCACCGAGCTGTCTGCCAGATCAAGATCTTCTGCGATAAG ggagcagagaggaaaatgcgGGACGATGAGCGCAAGCAGTtcagaaggaaaggaaaatgccTGGACTCCAATAACAACG GTTTGAAAGGCTGTTTGCTGTCTGGCTTTCGAGGGAACGAAATCACATTCCTCAGGCCAGAGACGGATTTAGAAGCCGAGCCAGTCTTGTTTATTCCAAATGTCCATTTTTCAAATCTTCAGAGATGTGGTGTG gtgcttcctgctgctgctgttcctaacAATGTAAACAG GTTGCCATTAAAACGGAGCTGTCCCTCGTTCTCGGATGAGTTTGATCCTTCACCTTCCAAACTAGCCAAAGAAGAAGATGCCAAGAGAG TCTTGTTGTATGTGCGGAGGGAATCCGAGGAAGTATTCGATGCTCTCATGTTGAAGACACCAGATCTCCAAGGACTCAGGAATGCT ATTTCAGAAAAATATGGGCTGCCTGAAGAAAGCATCTATAAAGTCTATAAAAAGTGCAAACGAGG